GAAGCAGTTTCGTCTACAATGTCTTGGAGATTATCCCAGTGCTCGACAATTTTTCCATCTTCAAAACGGAAAATATCAAAGCCAGCTTTAGGGCCAAAGAAATTATATTTTGTATGTGTGACTACGTAATCACCATCTTCGAAAACTCTTTGGATGTCAACTTTAGCTGAACCTTCGGGTAATTGTTGAAGAACAGCTCCAAAACCTGCTAAGCCATCAGCAACGGCAAGGTTATGTTGAATGTATTTATTCGGGTTGATAAATGTGACAGGAGCAGAGTCTCCAGTTTCAATGCTTTTAAGAAGAGCTGTAACTTGTTCTTTTTTTGGAGTAGTCATTTTGGCTTTAGGTTCAGATGTTGAAGTTTTGTTTTCTGTATTTGTACAAGCACTAAATAAAGCAATAGCACTTAGGAGAATTAGCTGTATCGTTTTCATTTTTCTTTCTGTTTTAATGACAATACAAAGCTCCGAAATCTGACCTAGCACTTAAAGGTTCTTTTTTCTTCTTGAATGGTACTTTTCTCCCATCTGATTACTTCAATTGTGTTTTGAAGTGAATAGGGGATTGTTGAGTATGCTTTTTAAAGTACTTTGTGAAATAAGAAGGGTCTTCAAAACCTAGTTCGTAACTGATTTCTTTTACATTTTTCTGATCGTGAACAAGCATTCTTTTAGCATGAAGAACGATACATTCATCAATCAACTGTTTTGGTGTTTTATCGATGAGGTTTGTTGTGATTTTGTGCAGTTGCTTTTCAGTTTGATTGAGTTGAGACGCATAGAATTGAACAGACTTTTCTTTCCAGAAATTTTCTTGAAGGAGCTGATGAAAGGATAGTAGAACTTCTTTCTGAGGACTATTTTCTATGATTTTTATTCCTGTTTTTTGAAAAACACGCTCTGCATGTAGCATGAAATTGTGTAAGTCATTTCTAAGGATACTCTCATCGATTTCATCAAATGGTAGAGCCAATTCAGTCGAAATGCTCTTTATGACATTTTTAAGAGAAACTTCTGTACCTATAAATAATGGAAGTCTTTCATATAAAGAATTCCAAAGTAAAGAGCGGTTTAAATAATTGCTGTGCGTTTGTGTGGCACAAAAGAAATCATCTGTGAATAGTATAATTTTACCATCGTAAGAATGTCCTCCATTCGCCCCAAATTTATTGATTGCATTGAATGGGATGAAAAGAAGATCGTTTTCATTCAGCTTATGGTCAATAAAGTCGACTTGATGAATCGTTTCACCTTTTTCAATCCAGAGTATCTGAAAAAATTGAGCACGATGAGGCGTTTCTAGAGGTGTATTTTTTTGAAATAGATCAGATATTCGGATAATCTCAATCCCGATAGGTTGCTTCTGGTTGTTGAACTGGACTTTAGAAATTTCTTCGTGCATCTTTTCTGATTTTGTGGTAAAAATATGATTTAAGAGTCTATATGGAAAGTTGACTTTCTGAGTGTTTAATGTTATTAGAATGAAGAGTGTTTGATAAGTTGTGAGATAAAAGTAAATACTCTAATATTCAATTGTTTTAAACTTGATAATCAGATATGTTTGTACTTTGTTAATACAAAATTCTATTATTTTTTAATCAACCCTTTTTATACTAAATACACCCAATTAATTATGAAACAAACATTTTACAAATGGCTAACTATTGTATGCATTGCATTCTTGATAACTAATGTTTCATGTCAAAATGAAGAAGTAATCGATCAATATTTGAGTGGAGATATAACTCTTAATCTGAAGATGGGTAATGAAAATAAAATTACTCAAAGTAGATTATCGTCAGAGGTTTCTACTGATGATTTTTCTATACTTATTAACCTGGTTGGCTCAGAAGATACTACTGCATTTTATCCTCGATATGTAGATATGCCTTCTAGTATTACGTTGAGACAAGGAGGTTACATTTTGTCTGCTTATTCAGGAACTGAACAAAGTGCCTCTTTTGAAAATCCAGTTTATTACGGAGAGACTGAATTTGAGGTAACAGCAAGTAATGAAACGGCAGTAAGTGTAGAGTGTTTATTATCTAATGCTAAAGTAAGAGTAAGTTTTACTGAAGATGCTATTACTCGTTACCCCGATATTTATGCGACTATTAATCATGGTATTGATACTTTGATATATACTCAAGGTGAGAATCAAGCTGGATATTTTGGATTAAGTGATAATGATTCAATTTATCTAGATATGACGATATATTATACTGAAAATGATGTATTGGAAACTTATGAAAAAAGCTATGAAGGAGTAAAGGCCAATGACTTCTATTCTATAACGATCAATGCATCTTTAGACGGGCAAGCCTCAGTAGGAGTAAGCATAGGTGATGAGAATGTTATTGAGGATGAAATTATACTTGGTGAAGAGACTGAGATCTTGACTTGGAGTAACTATTTTGGAGATATAGATAAAGATGAAGAGGTATTTAGTCTGATTGAAAGTATAAATGGAGGTTATATTTTAGCAGGGTACAAACAAGGGGATGCATGGCTTTTTAAACTTGATGAAAAAGGTGAATTACTTTGGGAGCAAGAACAACTATCAGGTGATGAAATTAGAGGTATAGCAGAAGATGATTTAGGAAATATATTAATTGTTGGAGTAACGAGTACGCTTGGTAACGGAGAGGATGATATTCTTTTTGCTAAACTAGATCATGATGGAAATATAGTTTGGGAAAAAACATTTGGAGGAGACTATAATGATATTGCATTCTCTATTGAGAAAAGTAAAGATGACAATTACTTTATAGTTGGCAGTAAAGAGGTCGAACATAACGAGTATGATTTGTGGGTTATGAAGATAGACAGTGAAGGGAATCTAATATGGGAATATACTTCATCTATTTTAGGAGGATTCACAGGAGCTCAGTCAATTTCAGAAAATACTGAATATGATTTATTTATTTCGGGTTACACTAATAAGAATAATCTAGTTATCTCAAAGTTGAATTCTGATGGTGTATTGATTTGGGAAAAAGTTTTTAATGATACAGTTTTTTTTAGCAATCCAGGGGGGATGACTCATAAAGCTAGTCTGATTGTTTCTAGTGAAGGCTATATTTATTGGGTAGGAAATAAATGGTCCAATAATAATATTGATTTTTGGTTATTAAAACTTGATTCATCTAATAATGTTTTATGGGAGACAAGTATTGGTGGAGGAGGTTCTGATTATGGAAACTCAGTAACAGAGGATGTTGATGGAAGTCTATTACTTGTAGGGAGAACATATAGTAAAGGAGCTGGTAGCACTGATGCATGGGTTATAAAAGTTGACACTGAAGGAAACCTTCTTTGGGATATTACTTATGGAAACACAAGCTTGGATGCAGCTAATGATGTTATTAAAAGTAAGGGTGGAGAAATAGTAACCGTAGGCTATACTAGAGTACCAGATACAGGGGATAATCAGGCTTGGGTGCTAAAGTTAAATGAAAGCGGAGAATTATAATTCTTTGTTTGAATTATATTGAAATAAAAAATCCACAGTATTCTTATTTGAACACTGTGGATTTTTGTATTGAATTGGTTTAGAAAAGAAGATTATCTAGCTGCTTTATCATTTACAAGTAGACCTCTTTTCTTCAATAAAGGCTCAATGCTAGGCTCTTTACCTCTGAATTTCTTGTAAAGTGTCATTGCTTCTTCTGTTCCACCTCTTTCAAGGATATTTGAACGGAATTTAGCTGCTGTCTCTTTATCAAATAATCCATTTTCTTTGAAGGCTTCAAAAGCATCAGCATCCAATACTTCAGCCCAGATGTAGGCATAGTAACCCGAAGAATATCCTCCGTAGAAAATGTGGTTGAAGTAAGTTGAACGGTAACGAACTGTGATTTCAGGAATCATACCTAATGCGTTCATAGCTTTGTCTTCAAATGCAGCTGCGTCTACTTCTTCTTCAGAAGTGATTGTGTGCCATTGCATATCCAAGAATGAAGCCGCTAAGTATTCTACAGTTGCAAATCCTTGGTTGAAGTTTCCTGCTTTTCTTACTTTCTCGACTAGTTCAGTAGGGATTACTTCGCCAGTCTCGTAGTGTTTTGCATATAAAGCAAGCATTTCTGGCTCACCTGTCCAGTTTTCCATAACTTGAGATGGAAGCTCTACAAAGTCTCTCGCTACAGAAGTACCCGAAAGACTGTTGTACTTACAGTTAGAAAGCAATCCGTGAAGTGCATGACCGAACTCGTGGAATAGCGTTTCAACTTCGTCCATGCTCAAAAGTGCAGGCTTATCACCTACAGGCTCAGAGAAGTTACAAACCATAGAGATTACAGGAGTAACACCTTCTGATTGCTTACGGTAGCTCGTCATCCAAGCACCAACACGCTTAGAAGCACGAGGGTGGAAATCTGCATACAATAATCCTACGTGCGTACCATCAGCTTCTTTTACTTCATAAACGGAAGCCTCTGGGTGATATTTAGGAATATCAGTTCTTTCAGTAAATGAAAGACCATAAAGTTTTTCAGCCAAAAGGAATGCTCCGTCCAATACGTTTTCCAATTGGAAATAAGGACGTAATTCGTTTTCGTCTAGGTTGAATTTTTGCTTCTTCAATTTCTCAGCATAAAACCACCAGTCCCAGCCAGCAAGTTTGAAGTTACCACCTTCTTTATCAATGATTTTTTGTAATTCAGAAGCTTCACGCTTAGCCATTGGAAGAGCAGCGTCCCAGATTTCTGTCAAGAAATCAGTTACTTTCTGAGGCTCTTTAGCCATGTTTTCAGCCAAAATGAAATCTGCATGAGAGTCATAGCCCAATAGGTTTGCTTTCTTCAGACGAAGAGAAGCAATTTTAGAAATGATGGCTTTGTTGTCGTTCTCATTTCCGTTATCACCTCTTTTGATATAAGCCGTATAGATTTCCTCTCTCAATTTTCTGTTTTCAGCATATTGTAAAAAAGGAATCATACTTGGTTTCTGAAGCGTAAACAACCACTTACCTTCATGACCTGCTGCTTTTGCTGCGCTTGCCGCTCCACCTTTTACCGCTTCAGGAAGACCCGCCAAGTCTTTTTCATCTTCAATGATAAGTTGGTAAGCATTTGTTTCAGCCAATACATTCTCACCAAACTTCAACGAAAGCATAGAAAGCTCTTTGTTGATTTCACGGAAAGAAGCTTGCTTATCTTCTGCAAGGTTTGCTCCACCTCTTACAAAACCTTTGTATGTTTTCTCAAGAAGAACTTTTTGCTCTTCAGAAAGCTCTAGTTTATCTTTTTGCTCATAAACCGCTTTTACTCTTGCAAAAAGAGCTGGGTTTAGGTTGATGTCATCTGAATGAGCTGAAAGTAATGGCGAAACTTCTTTCGCAATTGATTGAAGCTCGTCATTGGTGTTCGCTGACATCATGTTGTAGAAAACAGTAGACACTCTGTCTAACAATTTTCCAGAAAATTCAAGCGCTTCAATCGTATTAGCGAAAGTAGCCGCATCTTTATTATCAATGATCTTTTGTATTTCAGCCTTATGTGCTTCCATCCCCTGTTTGAAAGCCGGTAAGTAATGACCATTTTGAATTTGCTCAAATGGAGGAACTTCAAAAGGTGTTTCGTATGCTGAAAAGAATGGATTTTCTTGATCTAGCATGTTATCATTTTTCGGTGTACTGCAAGCCATCATGAGACTACCTGCAGCTAAACTCATTAAGATTTTTTTCACTATGATACCTTTCTTTAAGTAAAAAAATAAACGTTATACCAGAGGTATGAAAACACTTTTTTTTACAAACTATTTTCAAAGAGCGTCAGCGTGAAATGCGTCTTCCTCTTGGTAAACATGAAATTACAAGGAATTAGAATATTATATCCTTAATAAATGCAAAATTCTAAATAACTGTAAATTGTGAATGTGTGTTTTCAGCGACAATACGCATTCTTCAAATAACTAAAATGTGTAAATTGCTAGATATACAAATCTTTGGTTAGAGCTAACGAACGGTGAACATTCCTGAAGAATATAGATTTATTGTCCAACTCGGACGTGCCTTGCACAAGTATGGCGTTCCTTCTTATCGAATTCAAGAGTACTTGAAAGAAGTTTCTGCGACTCAGAATATTCAAGGTGATTTTATGGATTTACCCACATGGGTAAATTATGTATTTTATGATTCTGAAGATCAGCACACCTATAATTATATCCGTAACGTTCAGCCCGGCGAATATAACTTAAGTGCTTTGGGGGAAACGGTGGATATTACCAATCAATTTCTTTCAGGAGAATTGAAAGTTTCTGAAGCGAGACAGGCTTTGAAAGACTTGGAGCAGAAGCCAATGCTACATCGTAAAATGGTACAAGCTTTTGCTTATGGCGTGACTGCTTCTGCATTTTCAATTTTGATGGAAGCGAATTATATCACGATTATCACTTCTTTTATCATTGGTTTTGTGATAGGTGCTTTTGCAATCATGGCACAGCGTTCGTCTTATCTCAATTCGGCACTCGAATCTTTAGCCGCATTTATTGCTACAATTTTAACGGGTTGTATATACTTTTTCTTTCCGCAAGTAAATCTATTACTGACAGTTATTGCCTCTATCATCGTTTTTGTACCTGGTATGGCAATTACGCGTGCTTTAGAGGAAATCACCTCTAAGAGTTTAGTTTCGGGTACCGCAAAATTGTTTGATGCTTTAGTTTCTTTATTCAAGCAGTTTTTTGGTGTAATGCTAGGGCTTTCAATCTGGAAATATATTTTTGATCTGCCACCAATGACGGCTGGTACTGTTCCGCCATCTTGGTTAGGCTGGATAGCAATACCCTTATTTTTATTGAGCTTAGTTCCTATTTTCAATATTCGAAAGAAAGATATTGTAGGTTGTGTTATCATTGGTTTTATCAGCTACGGGTTGATGCTTTCTTTGGATGAACTAGGTCCAATGGTCAGTACATTTATTGCATCTGTATCTGTGATTTTGATAAGTAAACTAATCAAGAAAATTACAGCATCTCCAGAAATTATATTTTCTACTTTAGGTATTCTAATGCTCGTGCCAGGAAGTAAAGCTTTTCTTGGTTTGAGTAGTGCTTTTCAAATCAATGAAACAGTAGATAATGCGAGTCAGATCGGTTTGCAAGTAGCTTATATTTTGATGGGAGTAATTGGAGGATTAATATTCTCGGGTGTATTTAAACAAACGAAGGGCTAATATAAAAATAGGTTTTATTTAATTTATAGTCTTACTACTTTTGTGGCGTAGTCTCACGATGAGGTGAGAAATTTTTTAGATAAGATAAATTATATAGAAACTATTTTTTATGAAAAAGCTAGTATTACTTTTCACAGTATTGATTGCATCAATATCGTATTCTAATGCTCAAGAAAAAGGACAATTTATTCTGGGAGGAAGTTTGTTGATTTCAACTAGTTCATTAGATTTTTCTCAAAGTGGAGAAACAATCTATGAAGAGAAGTCTAATGCCATTCGTATCAGCCCAACAGTAGGACTTATGGTAAGTGATAAGACTGCAGTTGGTCTTTCTTTAGCGTATGAAAAGAGCAATATTGAAGAAGGTCGAGATCAATCCTTTGAATCAAAGAATCTTGCTATTTTTGGTTTTCTGAGAACCCATCAAAAGATTTCTGAACGATTTACTAGTTATGTGGAGCCTTATTTCGGTAAAGAAATAAATTTAGAAGATGAGGATATAAAATTACCATTCCAGTTGGGTTCTAATGTAGGTATACTATATTTTCTATCTCCGCAGCTAAGTTTAGAAGCAACGCTCTTAAGTCTCAATTATTCAACATTGGTAGAAAAAGAAGACGATACTAAGCTGAGTGTAAATGAATTCACTTTTGGTTTTCTATTAGATAATCCAGTAATCGGTTTAAAATATTATTTCTAATCTTAGAAGAATTCTAATATTGATAATCCCATCCATACATTTAGTATGAGTGGGATTTTTTTGTTTTAAATTCTAGAATTATATCCTAAAAAGTACACTAAGGAATATTGCGTATAGCAATCCAAGTTTTTATCGGTAGACCAATGAGACGCAATTATGATGGGTAAGATTAGAAACTTGGCATTCACTATTTTCAGTTTTTTGAGTTTATCGTTATTATCTGCTTGTTCAGATAGTAGTGATGGAGACATAAATATTGCCTCTGATTTTGAAAACTCACGTACGTACTTTTCCACCAGTACGAGTGTAGAATTAGAGGTTGTTTATGAACCAGATGCAGCACCTTTGACAGAAGATACATTTGGAGGTGGAATACCGATTTGGGGAATTACACAAGCAAATATTGAAGAGGTATTTTCAGATAGACCCTTACCTGTATTTGTAAATGTACCAACCTCTTTAAGTCAAATGACTCAAGTTCCAACTCAGAATAAAACAAGGTGGACAGTAGAAGACATCTTGCAGTTTACAGATGATTTCAGAAGAAATCGTTCTTCAGCTATTCAGACCTATTTCTTTGTAGCATTTGTAAACGGAATTTTTGTGAATAATGACGGAGTGGAACAGCCCTCTACAATTGGGCTAAATGTTACAGGAACGCCAATCTGTTTTATTTTTAAAGATGTGGTGAGTGCTGGGTCTTCTGGTGATAATAATGCTCTCGTAGCTTTTTTAGAACAATCGACTTTAGTTCATGAACTTGGTCACGCTTTTGGTTATGTAAATAATGGTATTCCTCTCGCTTCTGACCATTGGGATGAAGAAAATGGAGCACATTGTACCAATGAAAACTGCGTGATGTTTTGGTTAAATGAAGGGGTGAGAAATCTGACACAATTTGTTGAGCAGTATATGGACTCTGGAAGTCTGATTCTTTATGGCGAAGAGTGTATATTGGATGCAAGGGAATATTTGCCTTAAACATTTTTTGCAGAAAATATCTACTAACTTGCCAACAGAGTGTAGTCAGAAAAGTTAGGAATAAGTATGCGAGTAATTGTTCATGAAAAATTCTGTCGTTTGATCAAAGTTCAAGGAATAACCCTATATCCGTGGGTCATTCTGCGAGATCAGTATAGTAAATCAGATCTGGTTTTGCTCAATCATGAACATATTCATATTAAGCAACAGAAAGAGCTTTGGATTCTTCCATTTTACATCTTTTACCTCACACATTATCTGTGGAACTTGCTCAAATACAGAGATCATTATAAAGCTTATCGAATGATTTGTTTTGAGAGAGAAGCTTATGATCATGAACATGATTTCACTTATCCCAATAGAAAGAAGTGGGGCGCGGCTTTTAGATATCTTATCTCATAAAAGCTCGAAATCTTCCAATATTTTCCACTTTTAAGGTATTGCTTCATGGGCTAGATTTTGGTAAACTTCAATACGAAAGTTACATCAACCTAGCCCATGAATTATGCCCAAATACCTAATCATAATCCTACTATTTACTCGCTTTTTAGCTAGCGCTAGCTCACCTCCTCAAATTGTGTCCTCAGAAATAGGTATTAATGGATTGACCTGTTCTCTGTGCAGTCAGAGTGTGGAATATGCACTCAAGCAACTCCCTTTTATTGATAAGGTAGAAATGAATTTGAGCGAAACTACCGCGCTTATTTATTTCAAAGGAATTGGACGAGTAGCACCCGATCAAATAGCTAAAGCCGTTCAAGATGCAGGTTTTTCCCTCAGATATTTAAATCTAAATGTGGTTTTTGATCAGCAAGAAGAGCCTTGTATCGAAATCGCTTCTTATCAGTATTACCTCCTTTCGACAGAACAGCAAACCTTGAATGGTACAATTAGCATTCAATTGTTACATCAAGATTTTTTATCCCGAAAAGTCTTTAAGCAATGGAAAGAAAAACTCCAAAATACAACTCCATGCCACACTACATCAAATACCTATTTTGCTGCCTTACTTTAATCATATCAATAAATGGTGCTAATGCGCAAGAGCTATTTATTCTCAATGATGCTGCTACGCCTATGCCCAAAGGTGTTTGGGGCGTTAGAGGACAGGTGGAATATTATGAAGAAGGTACAGCCCAAAGATATATGACTTCTGTACGTCTGATGTATGGTGCATTCTCAAAGACATCTATTTATTTGACGCTTACAGGAAGCAATCATCATGGGAGTAAGCTAGAAGACGATTTTATTAGTCATACGCATTCGGGTTCTGGATTAGCTCCTGAATATCCTTTTGCTTTTGCAGGAATTCATCTTTTCGGGAAATACAGTTTTTTATCTTTAGATGAACAGAACAGGCATTTCAGAATGGCAGCTTATGGCGCAATTTCATCTTCAAATGCCGCACATGATGAAACAGAACCGCGCTTGATGGATGATACAAGTGGGGGAGAATTAGGGCTAATCACAACGTGGCTCAATAAACGCTTTGCTGTCTCTCTGACTTTAGGTGGTATTTTACCTTTAGCATACACAGAAACACAATTTCCGAATACCATTTATGAACGTGATGTGGAACTTCAATTCGGAAGGGCTGTCAAGTATAATCTATCTTTTGGTTACCTTCTCTATCCTAAAAAATACAAGGATTACGAACAAGCAAACTATAATGCTTATGTCGAATTTTTAGGAAAGGCTTTTGAAGATGCTGTTGTACTTTTTGATGGAGAACCACAAGAACTACAAACCGCTTTTTTGAGACAAGGACATTATGTCGAAATGCATTTAGGGATTCAGAAAATCATCAGATCGAAGAGCAGAATAGAACTTTCTGTAGGTTTTAGTTTGATTAATGAAGCTCTTATTCATCAAACACCAATTGTGAACTTAGCCTATCAAGTATTTTTATTTAAGGAAAGAAAATAGGTGACTATCGATTTTTAAGGAAAAGAAGTGATCAGCTATTTTTAATTTGATATTCATTAATTTAGAATTTCTTTATGATGTAAAATCAACTACTTAAGCTGATGAATTACCACAATAAAACTTTTAGACCTGTCTCAAATACAGAAAATGGAGAGACTTCCGAGGAGACACTTTTTTACTATAAACAAGAAGGTAACATTCTGACTTCGTCTTATAAAGGAGGTAAAATAGTAGAAGGACATCTGATAGGAACAGTAGATGAAAATGGTCAGATTGATATGCGTTATCATCAAGTCAATACCGATGGAGAACTGATGACAGGAAAGTGTATTTCTCGACCTGAGATTTTAGCGAATGGAAAAATTAGATTACATGAGACATGGGAGTGGACATCTGGAGATTTTTCAAAAGGGGAGTCAATCATTGAAGAAGTATGATACAAGAGGCCGTATTCCTTTACGTCAAACCCGAATTGACCACACAATTTGAGAAAGATTTTGTAGAAGCAAGTCAATATATTTCCTCCATTGACGGCTATATCTGTCATAGTTTACAGCGATGTTTGGAGCAAGAAAATAAATATCTGCTTCTGGTAGAATGGACGAATCTAGAAGCACATACCATTGGCTTTAGAGAATCGGAAGTTTATCAGAAATGGAAGAAAATACTCCATCATTATTATGAGCCATTTCCAGTAGTGGAACACTTTGAGATGGTCTTTAAACAAGCTAAAAAATGCTATGATTTTTAGAATATATATCCGTTGCATCGGACATTTATTTTCTATAAAAAAAACACTACTTTTATCGAAACTAATGACTGGATATTTTTTGATTATTTAAAACTATCAGATAATCATTTGGTTGAGTTTTATTGCTTGTTCATTTTTTATACTAAACAATATTTTATCTCTATTTGCTGAATATCTGCTTCTGAGAGGTGTATCATTAAACGATATGTTATTTAGATATACACTTACAGTCGATTACTAAACATTGTGCACAGAATGTAGGAAGTGTGGTTTTAATCTAAAAATGTCTCATAAGATGCTGTGATACATTTTTTTAGTTTTGGGATTTCTGGTGATACATTTTCTTTTTCACTTTTGCTCATAATGAAGCTATATACAGACTCATTATGCTGATACCTATTCCATTACCACCACCTTGGAGTCTGGTATATTTTTAATCTTAATCTCTACTGATGGTAGAGTCCCAAAACTATATTTTTAATGATGAAATTTTTTTTAAGAACACTCACAGTTATCTCGCTAGTTATTATTGGTTTTTCTTGTAGTCAACAAGAGGAATTAAAACAGACGACAAACACAAATTTATCAGATTATATCATTAACCTGTCTTCTGATTTTGAAGGTGATTTGACA
The sequence above is drawn from the Sediminitomix flava genome and encodes:
- a CDS encoding nuclear transport factor 2 family protein; this translates as MKTIQLILLSAIALFSACTNTENKTSTSEPKAKMTTPKKEQVTALLKSIETGDSAPVTFINPNKYIQHNLAVADGLAGFGAVLQQLPEGSAKVDIQRVFEDGDYVVTHTKYNFFGPKAGFDIFRFEDGKIVEHWDNLQDIVDETASGRTQFDGPTEIQDLDKTKANKQLIEGFVKDILMGGNPDKITEYISTTQYHQHNPHVKDGLKGLGEALSAMAEARTPMTYEKNHFILGEGNFVLSASEGIFMKKYVAFYDLFRIEGGKIVEHWDTIEEIPAKSNWKNQNGKF
- a CDS encoding AraC family transcriptional regulator, encoding MHEEISKVQFNNQKQPIGIEIIRISDLFQKNTPLETPHRAQFFQILWIEKGETIHQVDFIDHKLNENDLLFIPFNAINKFGANGGHSYDGKIILFTDDFFCATQTHSNYLNRSLLWNSLYERLPLFIGTEVSLKNVIKSISTELALPFDEIDESILRNDLHNFMLHAERVFQKTGIKIIENSPQKEVLLSFHQLLQENFWKEKSVQFYASQLNQTEKQLHKITTNLIDKTPKQLIDECIVLHAKRMLVHDQKNVKEISYELGFEDPSYFTKYFKKHTQQSPIHFKTQLK
- a CDS encoding DUF4493 domain-containing protein, with amino-acid sequence MKQTFYKWLTIVCIAFLITNVSCQNEEVIDQYLSGDITLNLKMGNENKITQSRLSSEVSTDDFSILINLVGSEDTTAFYPRYVDMPSSITLRQGGYILSAYSGTEQSASFENPVYYGETEFEVTASNETAVSVECLLSNAKVRVSFTEDAITRYPDIYATINHGIDTLIYTQGENQAGYFGLSDNDSIYLDMTIYYTENDVLETYEKSYEGVKANDFYSITINASLDGQASVGVSIGDENVIEDEIILGEETEILTWSNYFGDIDKDEEVFSLIESINGGYILAGYKQGDAWLFKLDEKGELLWEQEQLSGDEIRGIAEDDLGNILIVGVTSTLGNGEDDILFAKLDHDGNIVWEKTFGGDYNDIAFSIEKSKDDNYFIVGSKEVEHNEYDLWVMKIDSEGNLIWEYTSSILGGFTGAQSISENTEYDLFISGYTNKNNLVISKLNSDGVLIWEKVFNDTVFFSNPGGMTHKASLIVSSEGYIYWVGNKWSNNNIDFWLLKLDSSNNVLWETSIGGGGSDYGNSVTEDVDGSLLLVGRTYSKGAGSTDAWVIKVDTEGNLLWDITYGNTSLDAANDVIKSKGGEIVTVGYTRVPDTGDNQAWVLKLNESGEL
- a CDS encoding M3 family metallopeptidase yields the protein MMACSTPKNDNMLDQENPFFSAYETPFEVPPFEQIQNGHYLPAFKQGMEAHKAEIQKIIDNKDAATFANTIEALEFSGKLLDRVSTVFYNMMSANTNDELQSIAKEVSPLLSAHSDDINLNPALFARVKAVYEQKDKLELSEEQKVLLEKTYKGFVRGGANLAEDKQASFREINKELSMLSLKFGENVLAETNAYQLIIEDEKDLAGLPEAVKGGAASAAKAAGHEGKWLFTLQKPSMIPFLQYAENRKLREEIYTAYIKRGDNGNENDNKAIISKIASLRLKKANLLGYDSHADFILAENMAKEPQKVTDFLTEIWDAALPMAKREASELQKIIDKEGGNFKLAGWDWWFYAEKLKKQKFNLDENELRPYFQLENVLDGAFLLAEKLYGLSFTERTDIPKYHPEASVYEVKEADGTHVGLLYADFHPRASKRVGAWMTSYRKQSEGVTPVISMVCNFSEPVGDKPALLSMDEVETLFHEFGHALHGLLSNCKYNSLSGTSVARDFVELPSQVMENWTGEPEMLALYAKHYETGEVIPTELVEKVRKAGNFNQGFATVEYLAASFLDMQWHTITSEEEVDAAAFEDKAMNALGMIPEITVRYRSTYFNHIFYGGYSSGYYAYIWAEVLDADAFEAFKENGLFDKETAAKFRSNILERGGTEEAMTLYKKFRGKEPSIEPLLKKRGLLVNDKAAR
- a CDS encoding threonine/serine exporter family protein → MNIPEEYRFIVQLGRALHKYGVPSYRIQEYLKEVSATQNIQGDFMDLPTWVNYVFYDSEDQHTYNYIRNVQPGEYNLSALGETVDITNQFLSGELKVSEARQALKDLEQKPMLHRKMVQAFAYGVTASAFSILMEANYITIITSFIIGFVIGAFAIMAQRSSYLNSALESLAAFIATILTGCIYFFFPQVNLLLTVIASIIVFVPGMAITRALEEITSKSLVSGTAKLFDALVSLFKQFFGVMLGLSIWKYIFDLPPMTAGTVPPSWLGWIAIPLFLLSLVPIFNIRKKDIVGCVIIGFISYGLMLSLDELGPMVSTFIASVSVILISKLIKKITASPEIIFSTLGILMLVPGSKAFLGLSSAFQINETVDNASQIGLQVAYILMGVIGGLIFSGVFKQTKG
- a CDS encoding porin family protein; translation: MKKLVLLFTVLIASISYSNAQEKGQFILGGSLLISTSSLDFSQSGETIYEEKSNAIRISPTVGLMVSDKTAVGLSLAYEKSNIEEGRDQSFESKNLAIFGFLRTHQKISERFTSYVEPYFGKEINLEDEDIKLPFQLGSNVGILYFLSPQLSLEATLLSLNYSTLVEKEDDTKLSVNEFTFGFLLDNPVIGLKYYF
- a CDS encoding heavy-metal-associated domain-containing protein, producing MPKYLIIILLFTRFLASASSPPQIVSSEIGINGLTCSLCSQSVEYALKQLPFIDKVEMNLSETTALIYFKGIGRVAPDQIAKAVQDAGFSLRYLNLNVVFDQQEEPCIEIASYQYYLLSTEQQTLNGTISIQLLHQDFLSRKVFKQWKEKLQNTTPCHTTSNTYFAALL
- a CDS encoding n-acetylglutamate synthase, which produces MNYHNKTFRPVSNTENGETSEETLFYYKQEGNILTSSYKGGKIVEGHLIGTVDENGQIDMRYHQVNTDGELMTGKCISRPEILANGKIRLHETWEWTSGDFSKGESIIEEV
- a CDS encoding antibiotic biosynthesis monooxygenase family protein, which codes for MIQEAVFLYVKPELTTQFEKDFVEASQYISSIDGYICHSLQRCLEQENKYLLLVEWTNLEAHTIGFRESEVYQKWKKILHHYYEPFPVVEHFEMVFKQAKKCYDF